GGACCTTTTCTGGTCTCTCTTTTAGCCCCCTTGTTCTGTTATTTAATCCCCAGGGTTTGCCGGGCCCGGGCCCACCGTTTGTTCCAGTCATTCATGATATCGTCGAAACTTTCCTTGGTGGTCCCCATGGCGGCATCAACGATGCGGATCTTCTGAGGAGCCTGCCAGAATCCAATTTCCGATTCCTTGTCAAGCTTGTCCAGAAGGCCTTCTTCTCCTGGTTTTGCCGGCGCCCCAATGATAAATTGTACCCCCAGATCCTTAAATGCGGTAAGAACCGCAGGGAACTGGCCGCCTTTTAAAGCGGGAATGGACTCACAGTCTTGGGCATATCCCGATTCGGTAGCGAACCATTTTGCCCAGGCCTTTGCGGCTTCCTTGTTTTTGCTGTTTTTATTTATAGCCAGATTGTAGTCAAGGCCTACTTCTGCATATACCTTGCCGTTTACCGTTACGGGGTAGGGCATATACCCGATGTTTTCAGGGGTTTTTGAAAGGGCCCGAATCTGGCCAAGAGCCCAGGAACCGAGGGCCATAACGCCGATTTTCCCATCCGCCATCAGCTGTTTGGAAAGTTCCCAGTCAGAGGTAAGGATATCCTTTTCGCAGAGCCCCCGTTTCACCACTTCATACATGATCTTATAGAGTTCGTAGTGGGGTTTCCCTGGGGAGAATGGTGCATCATCATGGATCATCTTATTGAGGTAATCGGGATCTCCGGCAAAGGAAAGTCGCCCTCCTTCCCACTGAACTAGGGTCCACTGGGCAGGGTAATTCAGATACAGAGGGACTGCACTCGTCTTGGCCTTTATTTTTGCCAGGGCTTCGTAGAATTCTTCGGGGGTAGTGGGAAGTTTTTCGATCCCCGCATCTTTAAAGACCTGTTTGTTATACACGAGGCCACCGGCTACGTTCGCATTGATGGGGTAGCCATATACGATGCCATTATAGGAAATGGTGGTACTGGTATCCACAAAATCAAAGATTTTAGAGAATTCCTCTACGGTCCCCAGGGGCTCGTAGAAATTGGCAAATTCCTGTGGTGTGGGCGGAACGGTTACCATGCAGAGTACATCCCCGTACTCTTTAGTGCTCATCCGGGTTCGCACCGTTCCTTCGTAGTCCGTGATGGCTTCGAATTCTACCTCTACTTTGGGATACTTGGCAGTAAAGGCCTTTTTGTAGTCCTGGAATTTTGTGTTTACCCAGTCGGTTCGATGGGTAAGAACCACGATTTTCCCGGCTATTTCCCCTTCTTTTGTTGAAGAGCCGGTCTTACCGGTACAGGACCCGAGTACAAGTCCAAGAATTCCCAGTATCCCGAGGAGGATACGGAAACCGTGAGACAACTTCCTTTTCATAGAGTAACTCCTTTCCTAAAAATTCTTTCCGCCCCAAGGCGGCTGTTCTCATTTTTGCTTTTCAATAAAAACCGGTTTCTTTTCGGGCTAATAAGGGGGAAAAATTTGTCAGGACCTCCGAGGGCTTCCTGCTCCTTTCCCCTGGTTTGTTTCAATTTCCTTTTTTATAAGAAACCGTTTTCTTTTTTTAAGTAGACATTTTATTTCCTATTCTTATACCTGTCAATGAAAATTTTCTTGTGGTATCTGTTAGATTACCAAAATTTCTGGTGACGGCCATTTATCTTCCGACCCTTGCCCTTTTATTCATGCAAATTCCGCCGAATAAGCTCGATTCGCTGTCGTACCGAAGCCTGGGTAGAAAGGCCATCGGGAGGGGTGTGGAGACAGTAATCTACCATCCGGTCGATGGTACTTTCCGCTACATGCAGTCGGGTATCCGATGAGGCGTAGTACATAAGAAGACGCCCGTCCCGCTCGGCAATGGCCCCGTTGATAAACACCACATTGGAGACATCCCCAACCCGCTCTTCCCCTTCGGGGGCGATAAGGTAGCCCCCGGGACGGGCAATGACCCGGGTTGGATCGTCCAGGGCGGTCATGAAAGCATAGATCACATACCGGAGCCCCGCGGCGGTATTCCGAACCCCATGGGCCAGATGAAGCCAGCCGGCACTTGTTTTTATAGGCACCGCCCCTGCTCCGTTTTTTACTTCTTTTATGGTGTGGTACACCTTTTCGTCCAGGAGAAATTCTTGAGTAATAACCGGTTTTTCCATCGATTCGGTAAATCCGTAACAGATACCGCCCCCCGAACCGGTGTCGATAAAGCCATCCTGGGGGCGGGTATAGAGCATATACTTGCCCTG
The window above is part of the Treponema sp. J25 genome. Proteins encoded here:
- a CDS encoding ABC transporter substrate-binding protein, which encodes MKRKLSHGFRILLGILGILGLVLGSCTGKTGSSTKEGEIAGKIVVLTHRTDWVNTKFQDYKKAFTAKYPKVEVEFEAITDYEGTVRTRMSTKEYGDVLCMVTVPPTPQEFANFYEPLGTVEEFSKIFDFVDTSTTISYNGIVYGYPINANVAGGLVYNKQVFKDAGIEKLPTTPEEFYEALAKIKAKTSAVPLYLNYPAQWTLVQWEGGRLSFAGDPDYLNKMIHDDAPFSPGKPHYELYKIMYEVVKRGLCEKDILTSDWELSKQLMADGKIGVMALGSWALGQIRALSKTPENIGYMPYPVTVNGKVYAEVGLDYNLAINKNSKNKEAAKAWAKWFATESGYAQDCESIPALKGGQFPAVLTAFKDLGVQFIIGAPAKPGEEGLLDKLDKESEIGFWQAPQKIRIVDAAMGTTKESFDDIMNDWNKRWARARQTLGIK